In Pseudomonadota bacterium, one DNA window encodes the following:
- a CDS encoding CofH family radical SAM protein, producing MRLKERIYAGERIDSAEATGLFSWDILDLGMAADFRTNLVSPGNKVSFIVDRIVNFTNVCEASCAFCAFHACAGRIEPYELTIDEILSKVEELVRIGGTQVMLQGGLHPRYTIDTYIDMIKAIKGRFPAIYLHSFSPAELVHIARKSGITLDETLERLKAAGLNSVPGASDLLVDRIRRYASPKKLTRDEWCEVMEAFSRHGLKSSATMTYGMGETLEERVAHLDIIRDIQDRAGILRAFIPWSFSPARTDMEGMAASTGIDYLKVVAVSRIFLDNVVYIQAGWLTEGMKMAQVALKMGANDMGGVLMEETVVKATGIENRTNMTELIDIIKDAGKIPFQRDSEYREIRTFP from the coding sequence ATGAGACTTAAAGAAAGAATATACGCAGGGGAACGGATTGATTCGGCTGAGGCAACCGGTCTTTTCTCATGGGATATCCTTGATCTCGGCATGGCTGCCGATTTCCGGACAAACCTCGTATCTCCGGGCAACAAAGTCAGTTTTATCGTTGACCGCATCGTCAACTTTACCAATGTCTGTGAGGCATCTTGCGCCTTCTGCGCCTTCCATGCCTGCGCAGGCCGTATCGAGCCCTATGAACTGACCATAGATGAAATCCTTTCCAAGGTGGAAGAACTCGTCCGCATCGGAGGAACGCAGGTGATGCTCCAGGGCGGCCTCCATCCCCGTTATACGATCGATACCTATATCGATATGATTAAGGCCATCAAGGGCCGTTTCCCCGCGATCTATCTCCATTCGTTCTCGCCTGCGGAACTGGTCCATATTGCCCGCAAATCAGGCATTACCCTCGACGAAACATTGGAACGGCTCAAAGCAGCGGGACTCAATTCTGTCCCCGGGGCCTCCGATCTGCTTGTTGACCGGATACGGCGCTACGCAAGCCCAAAAAAACTCACCAGGGATGAATGGTGCGAGGTCATGGAGGCCTTTTCGCGTCACGGCCTCAAATCTAGCGCCACTATGACCTATGGCATGGGAGAGACACTGGAAGAAAGGGTTGCCCATCTTGATATTATACGGGATATCCAGGATCGTGCCGGTATCCTGCGTGCCTTTATCCCCTGGTCCTTTTCTCCAGCCCGGACAGACATGGAGGGTATGGCCGCTTCAACGGGGATTGATTATCTGAAGGTTGTGGCGGTTTCCCGTATCTTCCTGGACAATGTCGTCTATATACAGGCAGGATGGCTTACTGAAGGGATGAAGATGGCGCAGGTCGCCCTGAAAATGGGTGCCAACGACATGGGCGGCGTACTTATGGAGGAGACGGTGGTAAAGGCGACTGGCATCGAGAATAGGACCAACATGACAGAACTGATCGACATTATAAAGGATGCCGGAAAGATACCCTTCCAGAGAGACTCGGAATACAGGGAGATAAGGACCTTTCCATGA
- the aroB gene encoding 3-dehydroquinate synthase → MKRIEIIGKSGASRIVLGASINRLGEYYNPDRTMIITDETVRRLHGHLFPQCDVIEIGAGEESKTLDTVESIYDRFLHRELDRFSFIIGIGGGIVCDVAGFAASTYLRGLRFGFVPTTLLAQVDASIGGKNGVNYKGYKNLIGTFNQPEFVLCDFELLKTLPEGELRNGFSEVIKHAIIGDASLFSYLEDEWKNALMLDADVIEKIVSDSLAVKAGIVSIDETEKSKRRKLNFGHTIGHALEKITGNKHGEAISAGMVAAARLSEARGMLSQDDVERIEAVLSNFGLPLRIETDKDMIIDAIRKDKKRSGEEINFVLLHDIGNAEIVPIKIKELEEVIGDLCQHR, encoded by the coding sequence ATGAAAAGGATAGAGATAATCGGAAAGTCAGGTGCCAGCCGCATCGTTCTTGGCGCTTCAATAAACCGGTTAGGCGAGTACTACAACCCGGACAGGACAATGATTATAACCGATGAAACAGTGCGCCGGCTCCATGGACATCTGTTTCCCCAATGCGACGTTATAGAAATCGGGGCCGGCGAAGAGTCCAAAACGCTGGATACGGTGGAAAGCATATACGATAGATTCCTTCATCGCGAGCTCGATCGCTTTTCATTCATCATTGGCATAGGTGGCGGCATTGTTTGTGATGTCGCAGGTTTTGCCGCTTCGACCTATTTGCGCGGCTTACGTTTCGGCTTTGTGCCTACAACCCTTCTTGCGCAGGTCGATGCGAGTATAGGCGGCAAGAACGGGGTGAACTACAAAGGGTATAAGAACCTCATCGGCACGTTCAACCAGCCTGAATTTGTTTTGTGCGACTTTGAACTGCTTAAAACCCTTCCCGAAGGTGAGCTGAGAAACGGATTCTCTGAGGTGATCAAACACGCTATAATAGGTGATGCCTCATTATTTTCTTATCTTGAGGATGAATGGAAAAATGCGCTGATGCTCGATGCCGATGTAATAGAAAAGATTGTTTCCGACTCCCTCGCAGTGAAGGCAGGCATAGTCTCAATCGATGAAACGGAGAAAAGCAAAAGAAGGAAACTCAATTTCGGCCATACCATCGGTCATGCACTGGAAAAGATCACCGGCAATAAACATGGTGAGGCAATAAGCGCGGGCATGGTTGCAGCAGCCAGGCTTTCTGAAGCCAGGGGCATGCTCTCGCAAGATGACGTTGAAAGGATCGAAGCTGTCTTGAGCAACTTCGGTCTCCCCCTCCGGATTGAAACGGATAAAGATATGATAATAGATGCGATACGGAAAGACAAAAAACGGTCAGGCGAAGAGATAAATTTTGTGCTGCTTCATGACATCGGAAATGCGGAGATTGTGCCGATAAAGATTAAGGAACTTGAAGAGGTGATAGGTGATCTGTGTCAGCATAGGTGA
- a CDS encoding 1,4-dihydroxy-6-naphthoate synthase has product MNDMSVVDLDLAFSPCPNDTFVFHALVSRCVDTTPFCFNPCIEDVEELNRRAFACAHPLTKLSFYAYLLLKDSYELLDAGAALGYGCGPMLVARGPMESLKDARIAVPGEYTTAYLLFQLWQGTGGNIVFTRFDDILPGIASGKYDAGLIIHEGRFVYPDYHCVKIIDLGQWWESQTGFPIPLGCIALRRDMSKHKAAIETLIRGSIGYARKHPHDSGDFIKGHAQELDEQVIADHISLYVNEFTLSLGRTGMEAVEALEERSRDRGLL; this is encoded by the coding sequence ATGAACGATATGTCCGTTGTCGACCTTGATCTGGCATTCTCGCCGTGCCCGAACGATACATTCGTCTTCCACGCCCTGGTCAGCCGGTGTGTCGATACGACTCCTTTCTGCTTCAATCCTTGTATTGAGGATGTGGAAGAGCTGAACAGGCGCGCTTTTGCCTGTGCCCACCCGTTGACGAAGCTCTCTTTTTACGCTTATCTGCTGCTGAAGGACAGCTATGAGCTCCTTGATGCGGGCGCTGCTCTCGGCTACGGGTGCGGTCCCATGCTCGTTGCGCGAGGGCCCATGGAGTCTCTGAAGGATGCCCGAATTGCAGTTCCCGGCGAATATACCACTGCCTACCTCCTTTTTCAGCTCTGGCAGGGAACGGGCGGGAACATCGTTTTCACGAGATTTGATGACATTCTTCCCGGCATTGCCTCTGGCAAGTACGATGCAGGGCTCATCATCCATGAAGGGCGCTTCGTGTATCCCGATTATCATTGTGTCAAGATCATCGACCTTGGCCAGTGGTGGGAATCGCAGACAGGGTTTCCCATCCCCCTAGGGTGTATTGCCCTCCGTCGTGACATGAGCAAACATAAGGCCGCAATCGAAACCCTCATCAGAGGCTCCATCGGCTATGCAAGAAAACATCCCCATGATTCGGGAGATTTTATAAAAGGACATGCCCAGGAATTGGACGAACAGGTGATCGCCGATCATATCTCCCTCTATGTGAATGAATTTACCCTTTCTCTGGGCAGGACGGGCATGGAGGCTGTTGAAGCCCTCGAAGAGCGGTCGCGAGACCGGGGCCTCCTATGA
- the ubiA gene encoding putative 4-hydroxybenzoate polyprenyltransferase gives MKILSKTLVYSRMIKFSHTIFALPFALSSFVLVQNVRPLTLRTAFWIVVAMVGARSAAMGFNRIADAAIDAQNPRTTIREIPKGIISRWEAALFTAVSSLIFICSSAMLSSLCFWLSFPVLLFLFSYSYTKQVTWLAHIFLGFAIGLAPMGVWVAATGVLSGSITVLSLALMTHIAGFDILYACQDVDFDRSAGLYSIPVRFGTGCAMAISTVLHIISVMSLLSFYWLFSLSPVYLIFVGIIAVLFIIEHRLVNPRDLTKINAAFFHVNSIISILVFVAILLGSILRGTA, from the coding sequence ATGAAAATCCTGTCCAAAACCCTTGTGTACTCCCGGATGATCAAGTTTTCCCATACGATCTTCGCCTTGCCCTTTGCCCTGTCATCCTTCGTCCTGGTGCAGAATGTAAGGCCATTGACTCTCAGAACGGCCTTCTGGATCGTCGTTGCCATGGTGGGTGCCCGTTCGGCTGCCATGGGCTTCAACCGTATTGCCGATGCAGCCATTGACGCGCAGAACCCCCGCACCACCATACGGGAGATACCGAAAGGCATTATCTCCAGGTGGGAGGCTGCCCTTTTTACCGCCGTATCGAGCCTGATTTTCATATGTTCCTCTGCCATGCTTTCATCGTTATGCTTCTGGCTCTCCTTTCCCGTATTGCTCTTTCTCTTTTCCTATTCCTACACAAAACAGGTTACCTGGCTTGCACACATATTTTTGGGATTTGCCATCGGACTGGCGCCTATGGGCGTATGGGTGGCCGCCACCGGTGTTCTCTCCGGAAGCATAACTGTGCTGAGCCTTGCCCTTATGACGCATATTGCCGGTTTTGATATCCTTTATGCCTGTCAGGATGTGGATTTCGACAGATCGGCTGGCCTCTATTCCATCCCGGTCAGGTTTGGGACAGGCTGCGCCATGGCCATATCCACAGTCCTTCATATAATCAGCGTTATGTCCTTGTTGAGCTTTTACTGGCTTTTCTCACTGAGTCCCGTCTATCTCATCTTCGTCGGCATTATCGCCGTCCTGTTTATCATAGAGCACAGGCTGGTGAATCCCCGGGACCTCACAAAGATCAATGCGGCATTTTTCCATGTAAACAGCATCATCTCTATCCTTGTATTCGTTGCAATCCTGTTGGGAAGCATCCTGCGAGGCACCGCATGA
- a CDS encoding CofH family radical SAM protein, whose amino-acid sequence MNNNLIDKIKNKDLRTIAEKVYKDVPVDEADGMCMLTTTDILELGLVAHFLRTRLYGDIAYYSVNMNLNYTNICELRCPLCAFSRSEDDEGAFTLTLEAVESRVREMVSYGIDEVHIVGGLNPTLKIDYFEEMLSRIKSIKASIFIVAFTAVEYDYFARINGLSLEEVLIRMKNAGLGALPGGGSEIFAPEIRRIIAPKKISGKRWLEVMKAAHGLGLKTNATLLYNHLERPEDIVSHLSQVRRLQDETGGFKTFVPLPYHDAQRGVAPRRHQSTGFDDIRLFAASRIFLHNVPHIKALWMYLGEKMAQTLLRFGVDDLGGTYHHEKVVHSAGASTSDTGNELHLKRLIENAGLQAVRAVASYEMRGSP is encoded by the coding sequence ATGAATAATAACCTCATCGATAAGATAAAAAACAAAGACCTCCGGACGATTGCCGAAAAGGTCTACAAAGATGTGCCGGTGGATGAGGCCGATGGAATGTGCATGCTTACCACGACGGACATCCTCGAACTGGGACTGGTTGCCCATTTTCTGAGGACAAGGCTCTATGGAGACATTGCATATTACAGTGTAAACATGAATCTTAATTATACCAATATCTGCGAACTGCGGTGTCCTCTGTGCGCCTTTTCCCGTTCCGAAGACGATGAAGGCGCCTTTACCCTGACTCTTGAGGCGGTAGAATCCAGGGTCAGGGAGATGGTTTCTTACGGTATCGATGAGGTTCATATCGTGGGTGGCCTTAACCCTACACTGAAAATAGACTATTTCGAGGAGATGCTCTCACGGATAAAATCCATTAAAGCGAGTATCTTTATTGTGGCGTTCACCGCAGTGGAGTACGATTATTTTGCCCGTATCAACGGCCTTTCCCTTGAAGAAGTCCTGATTCGCATGAAAAATGCAGGTCTGGGCGCCTTGCCCGGAGGAGGCTCCGAGATTTTTGCGCCGGAGATCAGGCGCATTATCGCCCCCAAGAAGATCTCGGGAAAACGCTGGCTCGAAGTCATGAAGGCAGCCCATGGCCTCGGCTTGAAGACAAACGCCACACTGCTCTATAACCATCTGGAGAGACCCGAAGACATCGTAAGCCACCTTTCTCAGGTTAGGCGCCTTCAGGATGAGACGGGGGGGTTCAAGACCTTTGTCCCCCTTCCTTACCATGACGCACAGAGAGGCGTTGCCCCCAGGCGTCATCAATCCACTGGTTTTGATGATATCCGCCTCTTTGCGGCGAGCCGCATTTTTCTGCACAATGTCCCCCATATTAAGGCATTATGGATGTATCTCGGCGAAAAAATGGCCCAGACCCTCCTTCGCTTCGGCGTTGATGACCTCGGCGGAACCTATCATCACGAGAAGGTGGTCCATTCTGCGGGTGCTTCCACCTCGGACACGGGAAACGAGTTACACCTGAAGAGGCTCATCGAGAACGCCGGACTGCAGGCCGTAAGGGCCGTGGCGAGCTATGAGATGAGGGGAAGCCCATGA
- a CDS encoding menaquinone biosynthesis decarboxylase, producing MSYRNLGEFIARLEMDGELVRIAERVSPVLEITEITDRMAKAPNGGKALLFEHVEGSPFPVITNAFGSQRRIALALGSDPDTLAGRLDEILRQGPPHSLRDKLSLIPKAIAWSKFFPRTRRMKRPPCQEVILKGDEADLTKIPVLHCWPGDAGRFITLPLVFTKGLSDGRRNTGMYRMQVYDGKTTGMHWHIHKDGSHHYNEYRRAGRRMEVAVAIGVDPAITYAATAPLPRGMDEMILAGFIRQRPVIMVKAVTVDIEVPAEAEFVLEGYVDPEETRIEGPFGDHTGYYSLEGEYPVFHVTAITHRFNPVYSATVVGRPPMEDCYLALATERLFLPMLKAVMPEVKDYWLPWEGVFHNIVVIAIEKEYPQHASRTISGLWGTGQMSFAKSIVIVDDEHLLRDGKALLEHILNTIDFQSDVTVSRGILDALDHSAPQPLYGSKIAFDATGRIFGEHPRTNKRSTKDSLSNDRLFRRLCGIDDGFVASRKIFSDCVNSIVLIAVDKEGGKSSRYYIERIDKDLLSQGICVLYDMRVDLTDDALILWKAFNNVDPSRDMKITEDGIIVDATRKGPADGHERPWPDEIEMTAEIKRRIDALGIMKITNWP from the coding sequence ATGAGTTACCGGAATCTTGGTGAATTTATTGCCCGGCTTGAGATGGATGGGGAGCTTGTCAGGATTGCTGAGAGGGTTTCTCCTGTCCTGGAGATTACCGAGATTACCGACCGTATGGCGAAGGCACCCAACGGAGGGAAGGCTCTCCTTTTTGAACATGTGGAGGGTTCGCCGTTCCCCGTAATCACCAACGCCTTCGGCAGCCAACGGCGGATAGCCCTGGCGCTCGGCTCTGATCCGGATACGCTGGCCGGGAGGCTCGACGAGATACTCAGACAGGGTCCCCCCCATTCCCTGCGCGACAAATTAAGTCTTATCCCCAAGGCCATTGCATGGTCGAAGTTCTTTCCCCGAACACGGCGAATGAAAAGACCTCCCTGTCAGGAGGTAATTCTCAAGGGAGATGAGGCGGACCTGACGAAAATCCCCGTCCTTCATTGCTGGCCCGGGGACGCCGGAAGGTTTATTACGTTGCCCCTTGTCTTTACGAAAGGACTGTCAGACGGCAGGAGGAACACGGGAATGTACCGGATGCAGGTATACGATGGAAAAACCACGGGGATGCACTGGCACATCCACAAGGACGGGTCTCACCACTACAACGAATACCGGAGGGCGGGCCGGCGCATGGAGGTTGCAGTGGCTATAGGCGTCGATCCTGCGATTACCTATGCGGCAACAGCGCCTCTGCCCAGAGGGATGGATGAGATGATTCTGGCCGGTTTCATCAGACAAAGACCCGTTATTATGGTGAAGGCGGTGACTGTGGATATTGAGGTTCCTGCTGAGGCTGAATTCGTTCTGGAAGGTTATGTTGACCCTGAGGAGACCCGGATTGAAGGACCATTCGGGGACCACACAGGGTACTATTCCCTGGAGGGCGAGTATCCAGTTTTTCATGTAACCGCCATTACACACAGGTTCAACCCCGTCTACAGCGCCACCGTGGTCGGGCGACCGCCTATGGAGGATTGTTACCTTGCCCTTGCCACGGAGCGTCTTTTCCTTCCCATGTTAAAGGCCGTTATGCCGGAGGTTAAAGATTACTGGCTCCCCTGGGAAGGGGTCTTCCACAATATCGTTGTCATCGCCATTGAGAAGGAGTATCCCCAGCATGCATCCAGGACAATCAGCGGGCTCTGGGGCACGGGACAGATGAGCTTTGCCAAGTCGATCGTAATTGTTGATGATGAACACCTCCTCCGTGATGGGAAGGCGCTCCTCGAACACATCCTGAACACTATAGATTTTCAGTCAGATGTAACTGTTTCCAGAGGTATCCTCGATGCTCTTGACCATTCTGCGCCTCAGCCGCTCTATGGATCAAAGATTGCCTTCGATGCTACAGGACGCATATTCGGCGAACACCCCCGCACCAATAAGAGGTCGACGAAGGATTCTTTGAGTAATGACCGGTTATTCCGCCGCCTCTGCGGGATCGACGATGGTTTTGTTGCTTCAAGAAAGATATTCTCCGATTGTGTAAATTCCATTGTCCTCATTGCGGTAGACAAGGAAGGCGGGAAGAGCTCCCGGTACTACATTGAGCGGATAGACAAGGATCTTCTCTCGCAGGGTATTTGTGTTCTTTACGACATGCGCGTCGACCTGACGGATGATGCGCTGATTCTCTGGAAGGCCTTTAATAACGTCGATCCGTCCCGTGATATGAAAATAACGGAAGACGGCATCATCGTCGATGCGACACGGAAAGGTCC
- the aroF gene encoding 3-deoxy-7-phosphoheptulonate synthase, which translates to MKDLKLTKPVHEKQTIVLIGNVAVGEGFVVIAGPCAVESERQTIETARAVKMAGADALRGGAFKPRSSPYAFQGLGLKGLKILKKAKEETGLPIITEVLDPRDVVLVSEYADTLQIGSRNMQNFSLLKEVGKTKKPVLLKRGMNCTIEEWLYSAEYILSEGNPSVILCERGVRTHETYTRNILDLSAVPVMKGLTHLPIIIDPSHATGKASLVPPLCLAAVAVGADGIIVEVHVDPETALSDKEQALTPKQFSVMMEKLRTLHQFMNGLQ; encoded by the coding sequence ATGAAAGATTTAAAATTGACCAAACCGGTGCACGAAAAACAGACGATTGTGTTGATCGGCAATGTCGCGGTAGGAGAAGGATTCGTCGTGATAGCCGGTCCGTGCGCCGTTGAAAGTGAAAGGCAGACAATTGAAACAGCGCGAGCCGTTAAAATGGCAGGGGCAGATGCCTTAAGGGGCGGCGCTTTCAAGCCGAGAAGTTCTCCCTATGCATTTCAGGGTCTTGGATTGAAAGGCCTCAAGATACTTAAAAAGGCAAAGGAAGAGACAGGGCTGCCTATAATCACGGAAGTGCTCGACCCGAGAGATGTCGTGCTTGTGTCGGAGTATGCCGATACATTACAAATAGGGTCGCGAAACATGCAAAATTTTTCCCTTCTCAAGGAAGTCGGGAAAACAAAAAAACCCGTTTTGCTCAAGCGAGGGATGAATTGTACCATAGAAGAGTGGTTGTACAGCGCCGAATATATTCTCAGCGAAGGAAACCCCTCCGTGATACTCTGCGAAAGAGGGGTGCGCACGCACGAAACATATACCCGGAACATCCTTGACCTTAGCGCTGTTCCTGTGATGAAAGGCCTTACCCATCTTCCCATTATCATCGATCCGTCCCATGCTACAGGAAAAGCAAGCCTGGTGCCCCCTTTGTGCCTTGCCGCTGTGGCCGTAGGCGCAGATGGCATCATCGTTGAGGTCCATGTAGACCCCGAAACGGCCCTATCGGACAAGGAACAGGCCCTGACTCCGAAACAATTTTCAGTGATGATGGAAAAATTACGTACGCTCCATCAGTTTATGAACGGATTGCAATGA
- a CDS encoding menaquinone biosynthesis protein has protein sequence MIRIGHIDFINMIPLDIGDSDPRLDFEKIRGVPSALNGMLLNNEIDVSVISSAFYLEHMDDLTRIGSFGISSDGPVMSVLLFSSIDLSRFPRSKTLKVFETPQSATSLLLNRLILKHNYGLEKVSVPVFQDADAYLLIGDEALRELQMQRRPHIYDLGIEWKRLTGLPMVFAVLAANRYAFEEKRGEIEIYLRILSASHSELMKDSVAVAQRARERLPLSQELIVKYYSCLRYEIGEKEEQSITLFGKLIKEAGNPSLAPE, from the coding sequence TTGATTCGTATCGGCCATATAGATTTCATTAACATGATCCCCCTTGATATAGGCGATTCTGATCCCCGGCTTGATTTTGAGAAGATCAGGGGTGTTCCGTCAGCATTAAACGGAATGCTGCTCAATAATGAGATTGATGTCTCTGTCATCTCGTCTGCGTTTTATCTCGAACACATGGATGATTTGACAAGAATCGGCAGCTTTGGGATATCTTCCGATGGTCCTGTCATGAGTGTTCTGCTCTTTTCAAGCATCGACCTTTCACGGTTTCCCCGGTCTAAAACTCTGAAAGTTTTTGAAACTCCACAATCGGCGACCTCACTTCTACTGAACAGGCTGATATTGAAGCACAATTATGGTCTGGAGAAAGTGTCTGTGCCCGTTTTTCAGGATGCTGATGCATATCTTCTGATCGGAGACGAGGCCCTTCGGGAATTACAGATGCAAAGACGGCCCCACATATACGACCTTGGTATAGAGTGGAAAAGGCTCACGGGCCTGCCAATGGTTTTTGCGGTACTCGCCGCGAACAGATATGCCTTCGAAGAGAAAAGAGGGGAGATAGAGATATATCTTCGGATACTGAGCGCGAGTCACAGTGAATTGATGAAAGATTCAGTCGCTGTGGCGCAAAGGGCTAGGGAAAGGCTTCCGCTGTCGCAGGAACTTATTGTGAAATACTATAGCTGCCTCAGATATGAGATCGGAGAAAAGGAGGAGCAGTCGATCACCCTTTTTGGCAAACTCATCAAAGAGGCCGGGAATCCATCCTTGGCGCCGGAATGA